One genomic segment of Pagrus major chromosome 13, Pma_NU_1.0 includes these proteins:
- the ompb gene encoding olfactory marker protein b, giving the protein MSTELELPFRPDNQLTEVMRLRVQSLQQRGQKRQDGERLLLPNEAVYRLDFPKQSLRFSHWTVQLAQAGRLTITATSQLWTPDLTNLMTRQLLEPAGAFWRSPNDAVDSTVQCYEADAHEFGERIAEQAKVRKVMYFLFAFADGCSPETVDSSITFITDS; this is encoded by the coding sequence ATGTCTACAGAGTTGGAGCTCCCCTTCCGGCCAGACAACCAGCTGACGGAGGTGATGCGCCTGCGGGTTCAGTCTCTGCAGCAGCGAGGCCAGAAGAGGCAGGACGGCGAACGCCTACTGCTGCCAAACGAGGCCGTGTATCGACTGGACTTCCCCAAACAGTCCCTCAGGTTCTCCCACTGGACGGTGCAGCTGGCCCAGGCGGGACGCCTCACCATCACGGCCACCTCGCAGCTCTGGACGCCTGACCTCACCAACCTGATGACACGTCAGCTGCTGGAGCCCGCGGGGGCTTTCTGGAGGTCGCCTAATGATGCTGTCGATTCCACTGTCCAGTGCTACGAGGCTGACGCACATGAGTTCGGCGAGAGGATCGCCGAGCAGGCGAAGGTAAGGAAGGTGATGTACTTCCTGTTTGCGTTTGCAGACGGCTGCAGCCCTGAGACTGTGGACAGCTCCATCACCTTCATAACGGATAGTTGA